The nucleotide window AATGGGATTGATCAGCACAATTAGAAATTGAAACGGATCACTCAGATTTAAGTTGAAGTCGACGAAGTAGGCGACTAGGGTCTTTGCCCAAAACAGGACGACCATCAGGGTAACAAATCCCATGCGGGTCCCTGTTCTGGCCCATATTTTTTTGAAACGTTCCACGTAATTTCGCTCCTTCGTTTACGGATAAGTAGTCCTATTTTACCATAGTTGCAGGTGTCATAGGTTGCGCCCGTTTTTGACACATTTTCACCATCGTAGCAAATTGCGGTGGGCCTTGACGGTTTCAGGAGGAAGTTTAGGAAAATTTTAAGTGGGTTGCGAAATTGTAACCGCTATCGCAGAATAATTTGGTACACTAGAGGTAATTCAGACGGAAAGGTGTGGAAACGTTATGAACAAGCAAATCACGCTTTATTTGGTTCGGCACGGCCAAACCTATTTCAACATCTATAACAAATTGCAGGGTTGGAGCAATTCTCCGCTGACGGACGCAGGGATTGCGGATGCCAAAGGGGCCGCTGAACGGCTTAAGGACGTGCAGTTTGCCGCAGCTTACTGTAGTGATACCACGCGGGCTGAGCAAACGGCGCGGACCATCTTAGCAGCTAACTTGTCGCAACCATCGGCTAATTTAACGTCTTCCCATTTCTTCAGAGAAGAGTTTTACGGGTATTACGAGGGGACCGACATGGCCCAGGCGTGGTACGTTGCTGGGGCACCACATGGAGTGCCGTCGTTTAAGGCAATTGAAGAAAAATATTCAATTGGTAAGGCGAAAGATTTCTTGAAGGAAGCCGATCCCTTCCGTCAGGCCGAAAACAATGAAGAGTACTGGGCTCGGGTCGACCAAGGATTTGACATGATTCGCCAGGACCCAATTCTGAAAGATGGTGATAACGTCCTGGTAATCAGTCACGGTAACACGTTGCTCAGTCTGATGGAACGTTATGGTCAGGGTCAGTATGATTTGAGTGTTCGGCCAGCTAACGGAAGTGTTACCAAGCTTTCCTTAACACCCGATGACATTAAAGTTTTGAGTTATAATCAGAAAGATTAGGAGCGAGGACGATTTGATGGAATGTAGAATGGCTTGGGGTAAAAAGAACCCCGTCTATGATGATGCCTTAGGTATCCGTAAGGACGTTTTTATTGAAGAACAGGGGATTGACCCTCGCGACGAGTTAGATGGCGCTGACGAGGACAAGATGCACTACGTGGGCTACGTGGACGACAAACCAGTCACGACGGCCAGAATTGATATGCTGGCTGGAAATCGTGTCAAAATTCAGCGGGTAGCAACGGTGGCTGATGAACGCCAACACGGGTATGCTGGGGAACTCATTAAGCAGATCATTAGCGACGCGAAGAAGTCTGATGTCAGCCGAATCGAGCTGGATGCCCAATTGACTGCGCTAGATTTCTATCAGCAACTGGGATTTGAACCTGTGAGCGAGCCATTCAAAGAGGCTGGTATTCAACACCGGACGGTTCAGTATCAAGTTAAATAGGTTTTTGTAAATTGAAGGATGTGTGATTGGATTAGCCGGTCACGCATCCTTTTTACCGTACATGCCATGTGCCGCTTCCGGCAGCCAGGACTGGGGCTCAGCTGTGGGGACCTTTGATATCGATGGCGGTAACTGTGACTGTTTTACAGGCGATAGTCAGTTTAATGTTACTGTACTGAGGTTGAGCGGATGTTCTAGGTGTTGTTGATGGTTCGACTAGTTAGTCTGTTATGGTAGCTAAGCGAGTATTGAACGGTTGTTCATCTTTATGTAAGAGGCAGTAATGTGTCTAGGAGATGTGGAAGGGCATAGTGACATGTTTATGGGAACATACGTCAAGCGCTAGTTTTCATAGGTTTGGTCACAATT belongs to Levilactobacillus yonginensis and includes:
- a CDS encoding histidine phosphatase family protein — encoded protein: MNKQITLYLVRHGQTYFNIYNKLQGWSNSPLTDAGIADAKGAAERLKDVQFAAAYCSDTTRAEQTARTILAANLSQPSANLTSSHFFREEFYGYYEGTDMAQAWYVAGAPHGVPSFKAIEEKYSIGKAKDFLKEADPFRQAENNEEYWARVDQGFDMIRQDPILKDGDNVLVISHGNTLLSLMERYGQGQYDLSVRPANGSVTKLSLTPDDIKVLSYNQKD
- a CDS encoding GNAT family N-acetyltransferase, with translation MECRMAWGKKNPVYDDALGIRKDVFIEEQGIDPRDELDGADEDKMHYVGYVDDKPVTTARIDMLAGNRVKIQRVATVADERQHGYAGELIKQIISDAKKSDVSRIELDAQLTALDFYQQLGFEPVSEPFKEAGIQHRTVQYQVK